One Betta splendens chromosome 8, fBetSpl5.4, whole genome shotgun sequence DNA segment encodes these proteins:
- the vac14 gene encoding protein VAC14 homolog, which yields MNTEKDFSPLTPNIVRALNDKLYEKRKVAALEIEKLVREFVAQNNSTQIRHVIQILASEFALSQHPHSRKGGLIGLAACSIALGKDSGLYLKELIEPVLTCFNDSDSRLRYYACEALYNIVKVARGAVLPHFNLLFDGLSKLAADPDPNVKSGSELLDRLLKDIVTESSKFDLVAFVPLLRERIYSNNQYARQFIISWIHVLESVPDINLLDYLPEILDGLFQILGDNSKEIRRMCEVVLGEFLKEIKKTPSSVKFAEMANILVIHCQVADETKLTNDLIQLTAMTWMREFIQLAGRVVLPYTSGILTAVLPCLSYDDRKKNTKEAASACNHSLMKLVTPEDDEEETDEEEKNDSTVSKDDSQPKTETDSNDMLNASQESVGLSNISFFTPANCDRPQVTLDLDGIVQVLDRHLHDSSTGMMTRIAVLKWLYHLYIKTPRKMFRHTDSLFPMLLKTLSDESDEVILKDLEVLAEIASSPAGQTDPGGSCDNIDNKLVLKVPDCAKPGQQHSSKAADSSPSTPSMNSYFYKFMINLLKRFSLERKLLENRGAFIIRQLCLLLHAENIFHSMADILLKEEDLKFASTMVQTLNTILLTSAELFQLRNQLKDLHTQESCTLFCCLYRSWCHNPVATVSLCFLTQNYKHAYDLIQKFGDLEVTVDFLMEVDKLVQLIESPIFTYLRLQLLDVENNPYLIKALYGLLMLLPQSQAFQLLSHRLRCVPNPELMRTVDESKYLDSKQQMASKRASQTQMDYSELLQHFDRVQSKHLEVRHQRSGRATDHSDRKLM from the coding sequence ATGAACACGGAGAAGGACTTTTCGCCCCTGACGCCCAACATCGTGAGGGCGCTGAATGACAAGCTGTACGAGAAGAGGAAAGTCGCAGCCCTAGAAATTGAAAAGCTGGTGCGGGAATTCGTCGCTCAGAACAACTCTACGCAGATCAGGCATGTGATCCAGATTCTGGCCTCGGAATTTGCCCTCTCCCAGCACCCCCACAGCCGCAAGGGGGGACTCATTGGACTGGCAGCTTGCTCTATCGCCCTCGGCAAGGATTCAGGTCTTTATCTGAAGGAGCTTATTGAGCCCGTGCTCACGTGTTTTAACGATTCAGACAGTCGCTTGCGCTATTATGCATGTGAGGCTCTATATAATATAGTCAAGGTGGCCAGGGGGGCTGTGCTGCCTCACTTCAATCTCCTCTTTGATGGTCTCAGCAAGCTTGCAGCAGATCCAGATCCCAATGTAAAAAGTGGATCTGAACTCCTAGACAGACTGCTGAAAGACATAGTGACAGAAAGTAGCAAGTTTGACCTAGTAGCCTTTGTCCCGTTGTTGAGAGAAAGAATCTACTCCAATAACCAGTATGCCAGACAGTTCATTATTTCTTGGATCCATGTTCTGGAGTCAGTGCCAGACATCAACCTGTTGGACTACCTTCCCGAGATCCTGGACGGGCTCTTCCAGATCCTTGGGGACAACAGCAAGGAGATCCGCAGGATGTGCGAGGTGGTGCTGGGAGAGTTTCTCAAGGAGATTAAGAAGACTCCCTCCAGTGTGAAATTTGCCGAGATGGCCAACATCCTGGTCATCCACTGCCAGGTTGCAGACGAGACCAAACTGACAAATGACCTGATCCAGCTGACGGCCATGACCTGGATGAGAGAGTTTATCCAGCTCGCAGGCAGAGTGGTGCTGCCTTACACCTCTGGCATCCTAACTGCAGTGCTGCCTTGTCTGTCTTACGATGACAGGAAGAAGAATACCAAAGAAGCAGCCAGTGCCTGCAATCACAGTTTGATGAAGCTGGTGACGCCtgaggatgacgaggaggagacggatgaggaggagaaaaacgACAGCACCGTGTCTAAGGATGACAGTCAACCCAAGACGGAGACCGACAGCAACGATATGCTGAATGCGTCACAGGAATCTGTCGGTTTGAGTAACATCAGCTTCTTCACTCCAGCAAATTGTGACAGGCCTCAGGTAACTCTGGACCTAGACGGTATCGTCCAGGTGTTGGATCGCCATCTCCACGACTCCTCCACGGGCATGATGACTCGCATAGCTGTGCTCAAGTGGCTTTACCACCTCTACATCAAGACGCCGCGCAAAATGTTCCGCCATAcagacagcttgtttcccatgCTCCTGAAAACGCTGTCCGACGAGTCCGATGAGGTGATACTGAAAGACCTGGAGGTGTTGGCGGAGATAGCGTCCTCTCCCGCTGGCCAAACAGACCCAGGTGGCTCTTGTGACAACATTGACAACAAACTGGTGCTGAAGGTCCCAGATTGCGCCAAGCCAGGACAGCAGCATAGCTCAAAGGCAGCTGATTCATCCCCCTCCACTCCCAGTATGAATTCCTACTTTTACAAGTTCATGATCAATCTCCTGAAACGCTTCAGCCTCGAAAGGAAGCTTCTAGAGAATAGAGGCGCCTTCATCATTAGGCAGCTGTGTTTGTTACTTCACGCAGAGAACATCTTCCACTCCATGGCTGACATCTTGCTCAAAGAGGAGGACCTCAAATTTGCCTCCACTATGGTTCAGACACTCAACACCATCCTGCTCACCTCGGCTGAACTTTTCCAGTTGCGCAACCAGCTGAAAGACCTGCACACGCAGGAGAGCtgcacattgttctgctgcctgTATCGATCCTGGTGCCACAACCCAGTAGCCACGGTTTCGCTGTGTTTCCTCACGCAGAACTACAAGCACGCCTACGACCTGATCCAGAAGTTCGGAGATCTGGAGGTGACTGTGGACTTCCTGATGGAGGTTGACAAGCTGGTACAGCTTATCGAAAGCCCTATTTTCACCTACCTgcgcctgcagctcctggatGTGGAGAACAACCCGTATCTGATTAAGGCCCTGTATGGCCTATTGATGTTGCTGCCACAGAGCCAGGCTTTCCAGCTGCTCTCGCACCGCTTGCGATGTGTCCCTAACCCGGAGCTCATGAGGACTGTGGATGAGTCTAAGTACCTGGACTCTAAACAGCAAATGGCCTCAAAACGTGCCTCTCAGACTCAGATGGACTACAGCGAACTGCTTCAACACTTTGACCGTGTGCAGAGCAAACACCTGGAGGTACGACACCAGCGCTCCGGGCGTGCCACTGATCACTCTGACAGGAAGTTGATGTAA
- the LOC114860983 gene encoding zinc finger protein 184-like isoform X2 → MAGRRSIHAQLSSIMDTVARSALSQVCKLVDQDSAELRLELSRLLLANSALTEKVNSLECELTTVRSDTPMFCISYRSVGVQTTCYTDGDPQDSGAPTIEGVFDRDWCMNLWKVRDPYSLETATDSSECFDKSVSAQSDEMAVAVIKKEYVENNADQFQQETLCTGEHEENLLKEPEQLSLDYLAGSSACALPFEQVVSADGIDESSLHLIPISDTEEAFSSHIIPIEDDDDDDNDDDGDGIHFVQESQQMPVQKEQKTLQADNTTALENELHNISEMPDVENTRCPNKVKYTCQICSRAFFHKGALTRHMKLHKSHFCKICKQHFQRRAKLKSHTCVPPAPSMKATKPCEVCGKTFSNQSALRTHYFVHTGEKPYRCSFCGNRFTQKGNLKCHLRMHTGEKPFHCVKCGKTYTRKRSLDQHLRTHRIQEFRGKSI, encoded by the exons ATGGCGGGCCGCCGCTCTATTCACGCCCAGCTTTCGTCCATTATGGACACGGTGGCCAGGTCTGCCCTGAGTCAGGTCTGCAAACTGGTGGACCAAGACTCGGCTGAGCTCCGGCTCGAGCTGTCTCGCCTTCTGCTTGCGAATTCCGCCCTGACAGAGAAAGTTAACAGCCTGGAGTGTGAGCTAACGACTGTCCGGAGCGACACGCCGATGTTTTGTATTAGTTACCGCAGCGTAGGGGTGCAAACCACCTGCTACACAGACGGCGACCCCCAGG ATTCCGGGGCTCCCACCATAGAAGGGGTATTTGACAGAGACTGGTGTATGAATCTGTGGAAAGTCAGAGATCCATACAGTCTGGAGACAGCCACAGACTCGTCTGAGTGCTTTGATAAG TCAGTGTCAGCACAATCTGACGAAATGGCTGTGGCTGTGATCAAAAAAGAATATGTGGAGAACAATGCAGATCAATTCCAGCAGGAAACCCTCTGTACTGGAG AACACGAAGAGAATTTACTCAAGGAACCAGAGCAGCTGTCACTTGATTACTTGGCTGGCAGCAGCGCTTGCGCTCTGCCATTTGAACAGGTTGTGTCTGCAGATGGCATTGACGAATCATCTTTACACCTGATACCCATCAGTGACACAGAGGAGGCTTTTAGCAGTCATATCATTCCAattgaagatgatgatgatgatgacaatgatgatgatggtgatggcaTACATTTTGTTCAAGAAAGCCAGCAGATGCCAGTGCAAAAGGAGCAGAAAACATTACAAGCAGACAACACCACAGCGCTGGAGAATGAGTTGCACAATATTTCTGAGATGCCTGATGTTGAAAATACCAGATGTCCAAACAAAGTCAAATACACATGCCAAATATGTAGCAGGGCATTTTTCCACAAGGGCGCATTAACGCGCCACATGAAGTTACATAAGTCACATTTCTGCAAGATTTGTAAGCAGCATTTCCAGCGCAGGGCCAAGTTAAAATCCCACACCTGTGTGCCTCCAGCTCCCTCCATGAAAGCCACTAAGCCATGTGAGGTGTGCGGGAAGACCTTTTCAAATCAGTCGGCTCTCAGGACTCATTATTTCGTCCACACAGGAGAAAAACCCTACAGGTGCAGCTTTTGCGGAAATcgtttcacacagaaaggcaatcTGAAATGTCACCTCCGCAtgcacactggagagaaaccgtTCCACTGTGTTAAATGTGGGAAGACCTACACACGAAAGAGAAGCCTTGATCAACATTTAAGGACACACAGAATTCAAGAGTTTAGGGGCAAAAGCATTTAG
- the LOC114860983 gene encoding zinc finger protein 184-like isoform X1, whose translation MAGRRSIHAQLSSIMDTVARSALSQVCKLVDQDSAELRLELSRLLLANSALTEKVNSLECELTTVRSDTPMFCISYRSVGVQTTCYTDGDPQDSGAPTIEGVFDRDWCMNLWKVRDPYSLETATDSSECFDKSVSAQSDEMAVAVIKKEYVENNADQFQQETLCTGAEHEENLLKEPEQLSLDYLAGSSACALPFEQVVSADGIDESSLHLIPISDTEEAFSSHIIPIEDDDDDDNDDDGDGIHFVQESQQMPVQKEQKTLQADNTTALENELHNISEMPDVENTRCPNKVKYTCQICSRAFFHKGALTRHMKLHKSHFCKICKQHFQRRAKLKSHTCVPPAPSMKATKPCEVCGKTFSNQSALRTHYFVHTGEKPYRCSFCGNRFTQKGNLKCHLRMHTGEKPFHCVKCGKTYTRKRSLDQHLRTHRIQEFRGKSI comes from the exons ATGGCGGGCCGCCGCTCTATTCACGCCCAGCTTTCGTCCATTATGGACACGGTGGCCAGGTCTGCCCTGAGTCAGGTCTGCAAACTGGTGGACCAAGACTCGGCTGAGCTCCGGCTCGAGCTGTCTCGCCTTCTGCTTGCGAATTCCGCCCTGACAGAGAAAGTTAACAGCCTGGAGTGTGAGCTAACGACTGTCCGGAGCGACACGCCGATGTTTTGTATTAGTTACCGCAGCGTAGGGGTGCAAACCACCTGCTACACAGACGGCGACCCCCAGG ATTCCGGGGCTCCCACCATAGAAGGGGTATTTGACAGAGACTGGTGTATGAATCTGTGGAAAGTCAGAGATCCATACAGTCTGGAGACAGCCACAGACTCGTCTGAGTGCTTTGATAAG TCAGTGTCAGCACAATCTGACGAAATGGCTGTGGCTGTGATCAAAAAAGAATATGTGGAGAACAATGCAGATCAATTCCAGCAGGAAACCCTCTGTACTGGAG CAGAACACGAAGAGAATTTACTCAAGGAACCAGAGCAGCTGTCACTTGATTACTTGGCTGGCAGCAGCGCTTGCGCTCTGCCATTTGAACAGGTTGTGTCTGCAGATGGCATTGACGAATCATCTTTACACCTGATACCCATCAGTGACACAGAGGAGGCTTTTAGCAGTCATATCATTCCAattgaagatgatgatgatgatgacaatgatgatgatggtgatggcaTACATTTTGTTCAAGAAAGCCAGCAGATGCCAGTGCAAAAGGAGCAGAAAACATTACAAGCAGACAACACCACAGCGCTGGAGAATGAGTTGCACAATATTTCTGAGATGCCTGATGTTGAAAATACCAGATGTCCAAACAAAGTCAAATACACATGCCAAATATGTAGCAGGGCATTTTTCCACAAGGGCGCATTAACGCGCCACATGAAGTTACATAAGTCACATTTCTGCAAGATTTGTAAGCAGCATTTCCAGCGCAGGGCCAAGTTAAAATCCCACACCTGTGTGCCTCCAGCTCCCTCCATGAAAGCCACTAAGCCATGTGAGGTGTGCGGGAAGACCTTTTCAAATCAGTCGGCTCTCAGGACTCATTATTTCGTCCACACAGGAGAAAAACCCTACAGGTGCAGCTTTTGCGGAAATcgtttcacacagaaaggcaatcTGAAATGTCACCTCCGCAtgcacactggagagaaaccgtTCCACTGTGTTAAATGTGGGAAGACCTACACACGAAAGAGAAGCCTTGATCAACATTTAAGGACACACAGAATTCAAGAGTTTAGGGGCAAAAGCATTTAG
- the LOC114860985 gene encoding gastrula zinc finger protein XlCGF48.2-like → MMCDTTNRSFRTQLAAILEKLTKAALVEIGNLADECSSVLHTEISLHKSENEALKKRCYSLEVQLRAAREAQAYPAHSVSRRHPAEQQQAAPAIEGVFGKDWCMDLWREDKLPSQRKGTMDPAAMTSIGAQAIDLMEREPDLIFVKEEIYDEHPIGQMRLTDNRKIGLFEEEGMIHRSVDEMQLQSGDMNSFSMTTGSQAVQQCTQPTIMDKLIDDATVSSLVDNTNPPSAISEYLDYTNDIPIIASKELTIQPNAMKPTKRFECLFCGKIFNYLSSLKVHIRRHSGEKPFSCSVCGKRFAQKTYLKLHQRVHSGEKPYSCPDCGKSFSQKSSLNIHLRTHTGEKPYSCVDCGKCYAYKYGLNHHQCFDWSNKRIESLVVGKASNCDFK, encoded by the exons ATGATGTGCGACACCACAAACCGAAGTTTTAGGACCCAGTTGGCCGCGATCCTGGAGAAGCTAACGAAGGCGGCTTTGGTGGAAATAGGCAACCTGGCTGATGAATGCTCCTCCGTCCTTCACACCGAGATCTCCCTTCACAAGTCGGAGAACGAAGCGCTGAAGAAAAGGTGTTATTCTCTGGAGGTCCAGCTGAGAGCCGCCAGGGAGGCACAGGCCTATCCCGCACACAGTGTCAGCCGGCGGCACCCTGCAG aacagcagcaggctgcaccGGCTATTGAGGGTGTCTTTGGAAAGGACTGGTGCATGGACCTGTGGAGAGAGGATAAACTCCCCTCTCAAAGGAAAGGCACAATGGATCCAGCAGCCATGACAAGCATCGGAGCACAG GCAATAGACTTGATGGAGAGAGAACCTGATCTTATCTTTGTGAAAGAAGAAATATATGATGAACATCCCATTGGCCAGATGAGGCTCACAGATAACAGAAAAA TTGGACTTTTTGAAGAGGAAGGCATGATTCACAGATCTGTTGATGAGATGCAGCTTCAGTCTGGCGACATGAACAGCTTCTCCATGACAACAGGGAGTCAAGCAGTCCAACAGTGCACACAGCCAACAATTATGGACAAGTTAATTGATGATGCTACAGTGAGTTCATTGGTTGACAATACAAATCCTCCTTCAGCTATTTCAGAATACTTAGACTATACAAACGATATCCCCATTATTGCAAGCAAAGAACTCACCATTCAGCCGAACGCTATGAAGCCAACCAAGCGGTTTGAGTGCTTATTCTGTGGGAAAATATTCAATTACCTGAGCAGTTTAAAGGTGCACATTAGGCGACACTCCGGCGAGAAGCCATTCAGTTGCTCTGTATGCGGGAAGCGCTTTGCGCAGAAAACGTACCTGAAGCTGCACCAACGTGTGCATTCGGGGGAGAAGCCATACAGCTGCCCTGACTGTGGCAAAAGCTTTTCCCAGAAAAGCTCCCTAAATATTCATCTTCGAACACACACCGGGGAAAAGCCTTACAGCTGTGTGGATTGTGGAAAATGTTACGCCTACAAGTATGGCTTAAATCACCACCAGTGTTTTGATTGGTCAAACAAACGCATAGAAAGTTTGGTTGTTGGTAAGGCATCCAATTGTGATTTTAAATGA